A single genomic interval of Verrucomicrobiia bacterium harbors:
- a CDS encoding sigma-70 family RNA polymerase sigma factor translates to MESEVEIPPEASPDPRARFVAGALERLEGPLVRYALGLTGDLETARDVVQDAFLRLWEQPAGTVDGHVARWLFTVCRNRALDVQRKANRMSPLTQTEWDARPAPDPSPADAASTRDTLNQVAGLLADLPFNQREVVRLKFQNQLSYQEIADITALSVGNVGFLLHTALRTLRKRLQHLERESSATPCPATPDA, encoded by the coding sequence ATGGAGTCCGAAGTCGAAATCCCCCCGGAGGCCTCCCCCGACCCGAGAGCCCGGTTCGTCGCCGGGGCGCTCGAGCGGCTTGAGGGCCCGCTGGTCCGGTATGCCCTCGGCCTCACCGGGGACCTGGAGACTGCGCGGGACGTCGTCCAGGACGCCTTCCTGCGCCTGTGGGAACAGCCTGCGGGCACCGTGGACGGACACGTGGCGCGGTGGCTGTTCACCGTGTGCCGCAACCGGGCTCTGGACGTGCAACGAAAGGCCAATCGCATGAGTCCGCTAACCCAGACCGAATGGGACGCCCGTCCCGCCCCCGACCCCTCGCCCGCCGATGCCGCCTCCACCCGGGACACCTTGAACCAGGTCGCCGGACTGCTCGCCGATCTTCCGTTCAACCAGCGGGAGGTGGTGCGCCTGAAGTTCCAGAACCAGCTCAGCTACCAGGAGATCGCCGACATCACCGCCCTCAGCGTCGGCAACGTCGGATTCCTCCTGCACACCGCCCTGCGGACGCTTCGAAAACGCCTGCAGCACCTGGAGCGTGAGTCTTCCGCCACCCCCTGCCCCGCCACTCCCGATGCCTGA